A stretch of the Lolium perenne isolate Kyuss_39 chromosome 3, Kyuss_2.0, whole genome shotgun sequence genome encodes the following:
- the LOC127341289 gene encoding protein FAR1-RELATED SEQUENCE 5 yields the protein MGTEFFHDLDPSLADVIAQVRCTDVDIDPHVGCSSLIPFNTQPVVLPAALMDSCSADSDGFSVNELVAPRREVTDVAEEVSGSGTRIGGEKAVVSGWKRRHRVGKAAPERILNPSRVSPLEKTLRDFPTRETGEVILPEVGLSFDSVNEAYDFYNLYSWECGFGIRYGKSRLNVDRVKCMQEIVCGCSGKPKMTNSHSAMCQCPALIRLLRSKDNGWYICEHRDKHNHGLSASFGERAHWPSHRHIDSYTKDLVKQLRENNVNLGKVYSIIGSFFGKIENVPFTKRSLKTLCGKISREQADDDVRKTIEVFSDMGASDPEFTYTVQVDAENRIMNLLWTTGKSRVQYHYFGDAITFDTTYRTNVYDMPFGLLVGVNHHFQSVIYGGVLLREEKVENFEWVFREFVKMMGGKQPVTILTDQCRAMEVAIGNVLPGTTHRWCKWHVLRKAKERLGALYGKNSLFKEEFHRIVNQMLTKEEFEGAWKHMLNKYCLEKNPYLIQIYETREKWAKPYFCGKFCARMTSTQRSESANHMLKSYVPPGSAMHVFVKQYNKLLYDRDSEESFQEKRTRLGGVVFKSGLPIEKHAAKIYTRTMFEKFQDFLYMAMSYDVDEIVSGQKFVAKHVDSDTREKWCKVNFEVTLSDGYYSCECFMYEHMGMLCSHVLKVLVHLRMKEIPPKHVLKRWTVDARDILPEHLKHYQKNNGLVKSFSYRHSQLYLNAMEMVRLGDTNLETYQAAIEMLKEGIPRLTALAVVGDGLGLEERMNAKKARTAVVGPALQNAESTETGDGCTTFSLDAALLAPSKNRSGGRPTHSRDKPPYETTSKRTRFCTICREPGHKSTTCPLRPPSAQKPRKEARCSNCGLAGHRKNTCVQKN from the exons ATGGGGACAGAGTTCTTCCATGATCTGGATCCCAG CTTGGCGGACGTGATTGCACAAGTTCGTTGCACCGATGTAGATATAGATCCCCATGTTGGATGCTCATCGTTGATCCCCTTCAATACCCAGCCAGTAGTTCTGCCGGCCGCCTTGATGGATAGTTGCAGCGCTGATTCGGACGGGTTCTCGGTGAATGAACTGGTTGCGCCAAGACGTGAAGTTACAGATGTTGCTGAGGAGGTTTCTGGTTCTGGTACAAGGATAGGAGGGGAGAAAGCTGTGGTATCGGGATGGAAACGAAG GCATCGTGTGGGGAAAGCAGCGCCAGAAAGAATTTTGAATCCATCTCGTGTTAGTCCTTTGGAGAAGACACTGAGAGATTTCCCTACCAGGGAAACTGGAGAGGTCATTTTACCTGAAGTGGGGCTTTCGTTCGACTCCGTAAATGAAGCTTATGATTTCTATAACTTGTATTCTTGGGAATGTGGCTTCGGCATACGTTATGGGAAGAGCCGCCTAAATGTGGATAGAGTGAAATGTATGCAAGAGATTGTATGTGGATGCTCG GGCAAACCAAAAATGACGAACTCGCACTCCGCTATGTGCCAGTGCCCTGCTCTGATCAGGTTGCTTCGGTCTAAGGATAATGGTTGGTACATCTGTGAGCATAGGGACAAACACAACCACGGCTTGTCAGCTTCGTTCGGTGAAAGGGCTCATTGGCCATCCCATAGGCACATTGACAGCTACACAAAGGATCTCGTGAAGCAATTGAGAGAAAATAATGTGAACCTGGGGAAGGTGTACAGCATTATTGGTAGTTTTTTTGGGAAAATAGAAAATGTACCATTTACGAAAAGGTCTTTGAAGACACTTTGCGGGAAGATCAGCCGTGAGCAAGCTGATGATGATGTCCGAAAAACAATCGAGGTTTTCTCTGATATGGGAGCGAGTGACCCTGAGTTTACATACACTGTCCAAGTTGATGCTGAAAATAGGATCATGAATCTTCTCTGGACAACGGGGAAGAGCCGAGTGCAGTACCACTACTTTGGCGATGCTATCACCTTTGATACCACCTACAGGACGAATGTGTATGATATGCCCTTTGGACTACTGGTTGGTGTTAATCACCACTTCCAGAGCGTGATATATGGTGGCGTGCTGCTAAGGGAGGAGAAAGTTGAAAACTTTGAATGGGTATTCAGAGAGTTTGTCAAGATGATGGGAGGGAAACAACCAGTTACAATACTCACCG ACCAGTGCCGAGCAATGGAAGTAGCAATAGGAAATGTATTGCCCGGAACTACACATAGATGGTGCAAGTGGCATGTCCTTCGGAAGGCAAAAGAGCGCTTGGGTGCTCTTTATGGTAAGAACAGTCTTTTCAAAGAAGAGTTTCACAGGATTGTGAACCAGATGCTTACCAAAGAGGAGTTTGAGGGGGCGTGGAAACACATGCTGAACAAGTACTGCCTCGAGAAGAATCCGTATTTGATTCAAATATACGAGACCCGTGAAAAATGGGCTAAACCATACTTCTGTGGGAAGTTCTGTGCTCGTATGACAAGCACGCAAAGGAGTGAAAGCGCAAACCACATGTTGAAGAGTTATGTCCCACCTGGTTCAGCGATGCACGTGTTTGTCAAACAATACAACAAGCTTCTCTATGACAGAGACTCGGAAGAAAGTTTCCAGGAAAAAAGGACTAGACTG GGAGGTGTGGTGTTTAAATCTGGTCTGCCCATTGAGAAGCATGCAGCGAAGATTTATACCCGCACTATGTTTGAGAAGTTCCAAGATTTCTTGTACATGGCCATGTCGTATGATGTTGATGAAATAGTTAGTGGACAGAAATTCGTGGCCAAACATGTCGATAGTGACACGAGAGAGAAATGGTGCAAGGTGAATTTTGAAGTGACTTTGTCAGATGGGTACTACTCATGTGAATGTTTCATGTATGAGCACATGGGCATGCTATGCTCTCATGTTCTTAAG GTTCTTGTTCATTTAAGAATGAAGGAGATCCCGCCTAAGCACGTGTTGAAGAGGTGGACCGTGGATGCTAGAGATATATTGCCTGAGCACCTAAAACACTATCAAAAGAACAATGGCTTGGTGAAATCGTTCAGTTATAGGCATTCTCAGCTTTACCTTAATGCAATGGAGATGGTTCGTCTTGGGGACACAAATTTGGAGACTTACCAGGCTGCGATAGAGATGCTGAAGGAAGGAATACCTAGGCTAACAGCGCTGGCAGTGGTGGGAGATGGTTTGGGTCTTGAAGAGCGGATGAACGCAAAGAAAGCACGCACCGCTGTTGTAGGGCCGGCATTACAGAATGCTGAGAGTACTGAAACAGGTGACGGTTGCACTACTTTCAGTTTAGATGCAGCCCTATTAGCTCCATCCAAGAACCGGAGTGGGGGGAGGCCAACTCATAGCCGAGATAAACCACCGTATGAGACAACTTCCAAGAGGACTCGTTTCTGCACAATCTGCAGAGAGCCAGGGCACAAAAGCACGACTTGTCCTTTGAGGCCACCAAGTGCTCAGAAACCACGGAAAGAAGCCAGATGTTCGAATTGCGGCCTTGCAGGACACCGGAAGAACACTTGTGTCCAAAAAAATTGA